DNA sequence from the Saimiri boliviensis isolate mSaiBol1 chromosome 5, mSaiBol1.pri, whole genome shotgun sequence genome:
TCTGCCAGATGGGGGTCAAGGGGTATAGATGACAGCATGGAGGCCCAGGCAGCCCCCACTATCTGTTGACCTGACCCCTGAAGATAGGTCAGCACTGGCCTCGGATTCCCTCACTGCCAGCAAGGGAAGCCACAAACCTTTGCTGGCCTCCTGGTACTTGCGCTTGGCATTAGCACTGTCCCGTGCCAGGGCCCGGTACTGGCTCTTCAGCTTCTCAATGTCCTGGCTGTGGGTctagggagagagaagaggccaGTGTGGGGCAGCAGGTCCCCAAATGAGGAATGTTCTTGCCTGGGATGAAGCCCTGGAAAGGTCCTGTCACCAGCAAGGAGCACCTGGAGACTTCTGGGAAAGCTGGCTGCTGAGCTGAGGGTCAAAGGTCAGAGGGCCTGTTAAAGACAAGCCCCTTAGGGAGGCAAAGAGGTGGACTACAGACTACAGCCGTCCCTCCTTGGTCTGGGAGCAGTAGCCTGGTGGTAGGCAGGGCCAGCTGCAGGTGTGTGCGGCCTGTGCAGTCACACACCTGCAGGACGTCCACATGTAAACAGGCCCTGTGCTGGGTCTCATGCCCCGTTACTGCCACCTTGAAATTCTTAACAATCTTTTAACAAAGGGCCCCACAATCTCATTTTGTGCTGGGTCCTGCAAATTGTATTCTTGACAGTAGGAACAGATGAGAGCTGAGACCAGAGTTCTCGCCCCAGTTCTCCTGTTTATGTGCTGGGATACATTGGGCGAGTCcccaacctcagtttccccatctgtaactGAGCTAAAGACCTCGACTaaattagtctttttcttttttctctctctctctcttttttttttttgagacagagtctcgctctgtcccccaggctggagtacagtggcacaatctcaatctcggctcactgcaacctccgcctcctaggtttaagtgattctcctgcctcagcctccccagaatagatgggactacaggcgcacactaccacacctggctaatttttgtatttttagtagagatggggtttcactatattggtcaggcttgtctcaaactcctgacttcatgatccccCTACttgggcatcccaaagtgttgggattacagacgtgagccaccacccccagcggATCACTCTTTTTCCTAAatggccagatagtaaataaatACTCTAGGCTTGTAGGCCATAGGGTCTCTATCCTAATTACTCAACTCCGCCATTGTAGCCACCATCTGTGTTCCAGCAAAATTTGATACAAATAGGCCAACTCTCAAATTCGAGATATCTCTTGGGGAGAGGAGTAGGGCCAGGGCTGCCACCAGGGGCCGCTGTGGGTCCATGGCAAGGCTGGGCTCTGCACTTGAGGAAGGGGTGTGGCGCAGGGAGGCTGATCCGCACACTGAATGGGGGGGGGGTAACTCGGCTCCCAGATAAAGAGCCAGCTCCAAATCACAGCCTCTACACCAAGGAGCTGGTGGGAGTCAAATCTGACATCACAGCCCGAGTCCTCGGTCTTCAGGGGGCCATGCTGCTGCCCAGTCTCTGGGGCCATGTGAGGAGCCTGCCTAGGTTGAAGGCAAAGAGACTGACCCTCTCATTCCTCTCCATGACTCTCAGAACCCAGGGCCAGGTGGCGCAGTGCGAAGGCAAGCACCGATTCGGAGCTTCTCATAGGCAAATGACTAGCCAGTCATCCTTccattcccagcactttgcccAGGCACAGAAAGAGCACAGAGACCTTGCTGCAAGCAAGCCCAACGTGGGCGGGGGCGGGGTGGTAGGGTGGGGAGAGGAAGCTGCATCAAGGTTGGAGCAGGCCAGGCCTGTGGTCAGGGATTTCCACTTCCCCAGTGAGTCCACCGCCTCTTGTGCAAAACCACCCCTTGGAGGCTCAAAATTTAGACAGAAGCGACCGAAGCCCCGTGCTGCCCACCCACCTTGGTGAGctcctgctgcagctgctgccacTGCTCGCTGTAGGTCTTGCGAAGCTGCTGCCGCTCCCGGATGAGCAGGCTCAGCTTGCTCAGGGGTCCTGAGTTCAGGTCCTCTGCGTGCTGCCGCAGCAACCGGCTCAGGCCCTCTGTCTGGCTGGTGATCTCCGCCCAGGACTAAAGCACAGgaaaggggaggcagggaggaggggaccATGGCTCCCAAGCCTGGGCCTGCCAAATCTCCAACCGCTCCTCCAGAGGGCCCccaggagaggaaggggaaggcagAGCCAGCCAGCACCCACAAGAGTCCCACAGAGGCCCACCTGGCTGATGGGACTGTCCGGGATACCCCGGTTCTGGCCCCCGCTGTCCTGCAGGGACATGTGGTGGAGCAGCCCCGCATATTCCCTGTCACTCTTGACCCGCTGGGCCATCCACTTCCTCATGCCCTCCAGGAGCCGGAGCTCAGCCTCCTGCATCTGCTGCAGGACCCCATGGCCCTGGGGGCTGCACAGCTCCGAAGAGAAGCCCATAGTGCCGGCCTTGGGACAGAAAAGGGGCCAGCCCGGGGGCGAGGCAGCAGCTGGAGACGCAGGCGTGGGACTGGAGGGTTGGGATGGCCTGCGGCTGGGGGAAGATGGGGTCCTGCCTCGGTCACACGCAGCCAGGGGTACACAGCAGCAGCCTGGCCTCGGCACTGGCCCTCATTGCTTCTCGAGCACCAGGGGTCCCCTCCCCCGTCCAGGAGCAGAAGCCAACCTGGATTCTCCCTCCCCAGGCCCTTCCACCCAGGGCCTCTTACAGGGACACCCTCTCCCAGGTCCTCGACAGGCCAAGCCTGTGCCAGCTGAAGCCTCAGGCGGCTGTGAGCCCTGCCCCTGCGGCCATCCCGGCCTTCCGCGGCCTCTACCCGCACCCAGTCGGTCTCCGGCTCTCGGAACGCCCGCCTGGCTCCTGCCCGCCGCACCCCCCGCTCCCCGCGCTCCCCGCGCTCCCCCAGCTCTTCTGGGCCCCGGGGCTGGCGTTACCCGCGCGGGCAGCTGCTCCTGGGGCGGCCTCGGACAGACTCAGGCCCGGTGCCGACCCCGGCCAGTTCCTGATTCCGCGCTTCCTCCTCCGCGGTTTCAGTTGGCCCCGGCCCCGGGGCGGGCCTGGAGGGGAAGGGGCGGGCGGGAGCTGCTCGACGGCCTCGACGCCTGCCGGCCCCCCTGCTCCGCGCTGGGCCGCAGCCTCCAGCCGGCCGCGCGGCCACGGAAACGGAAGGGAGGAGGGGGCCGGGAAAGAATGGCCCAGCTGAGCGCCGCCTGCGCCCTGCAGCCCCCCTGGGCCCCGCAGCGCCCCGGGAACACCAGGAAGGGGCACGAGGTGGGGGGCGACATCGCAGGGCAAGGCCCCAGGCAGATGCTGGACCCAGGGAAGCCCGGGGTGTCGGGGGCTGAGGGGAGGCCCGCAGTCCTGGCACCAGGCCTGGGCCACCGCAGGAGAGGACGAGGGCACCCTGGGCCAGCCCTCCCCACTTCACGGTATTCCCTGAGGAGAGGCTCAGGCGCCAGCTTCCATTTGAATAAAATCTCCAAGTAAATATCCCCAACAGAGGCCGCTTCTCAGGGACAGGTCCTGGTGGCTCTGTCCCCATCCTCCTACCCCCAGGCAGGGGCTTCCTGTCCTAAGGGAGGCCTGGGGCAGtcagagggcaggggctggggcgtGGAGAGGTGCGGAGTTTTCCATGTGGGGCTCTGGCTCCCCCCAGCAAGTCAGCCCCCACGTTAGGCCTCAACCCCACAGCCCTGGCAGCCAggtcacttcagcccaggaagaCACAATATGCCCAGCTGCTCTCCACACTGCTGGAAACAAGCACTTTGGAAGTGCTCTGCTCAGTTCCTGAGGTTCAGGGGTCACCGGCCCCACCCCAGGGGGCTGGCCTCCAGCCACTGCCTCCTTCCACTAAGGCTGGTGCAACCTCCCACCCCTTGGAGGACTTTGGCCTTCTGACTCAGGCCCACATCCAGGAAGGCAGGCCACTGCGAGGGCCTAACTGGCCCCCATCCCCAGCTGCCATGCAGGGGCAATGGTACCACACTGGAGACTGGGCCTGGTTTGCATAGTCTGCACGTTTAATCACTTTAAAACCTCTAACATTATCTCGTGTCCATTAAATAGAACCAACAATGCTGGGCCTGtttaaattacaagaaaaaaaatcactgtgcaCCAACCCAGTATCTTACAAAACCAGCCGGGCTGGCCACAAGGGTGAGGGGAATTGGAGAAGGGGGCACCCCTGGGCAGGTGGCTGGGTACCAGGAATGGCTAGGGGAAAGAAAAGGGGACTCCCAGGTGGGAGGGGACTGATTGTCCTAATGGGAGGGGTGCAAAAGGCACGTCAGAAGAGGGATTTTGGGGGGCTTGACAGGTCAGTGCTTTCTCCACCAGGGCACAGTGTTGAGGGGGCTGAGTGCCACCACCTGCCCACCCCTGGCACTTGGAGAGCCAGTGACCTGTGGGCCCTTGGCATGGCGAGCCCCACTTGAAACAGATGTCAGCCTGCCCTCCCACCAGGGGACCCCCTTTCCTCCAGCCCACCTGGCTGGCCTGCCTCTTCAGGACTTGGGGCTCAACTTTTCCTCACTCCTCAGCAACATGCTGCAGCCCCCACAGCTCAGGGCCAGGGCAGCCAGGGAGGAGCAGGGCGGACGGTGGGTGTGAGAAGGTGGGTAGTCCAGCTGCTACccccattaaaaatacaaaacaaatcatCAGCATCTAAAGTGAAATCATCACAAAGTGAAAATATATCCTCAAACAGCCCCTGAGATCCCCACAGGGGAAAGCAGCATCGGGTGGGAGGCCAGAGAGGCTGGCTGGGCCAccgcccctccccaccacccacccagGGGCTCCAGGTCTGTGAGTGCCAACAGCCCAGGCAGCCCGGGCTCAGAAAACAGGGATTTGGGCCCCGACGGGAGAGGCGGGTGCAAGAGAGGGGAAGGTGGCGAGGACACCAGCACAGGGTTCTGACAGCTTCCGCCTTGGCTGTGCCAACCTGGCAGCCAGTGGTGGTGGAGGCATGGAGCCTAAGGCGGGCCAGGGGACACTGGCCTCGAGATACTGGCCACGCGCACGCCTGGAGGCACCTGCCTTGCCTTGGTCCCTTCCTATGGTGGCTGCTGCCGCCAAGACTCACCAGAGCTAGGGGACAGGGCGGAGGGTGCAAAAGCCCTTGGAGAGGTGGCCTCCTCCCACAAATGCCTCCCAGGCCAGCCTCCCAACTGCCTGGATGGGGACCATTATTGCTTTAGAGggacagggaagggaaagggCGGCGGCCTGGGTCAGGAATCCCAACAAGCAAGGGCTGCCCGTCTTCACTCCGCAGGAActctggctgtggctgtggctgtggccgAGGCCAGCTGCCCTGAAGGTTTCACTCCTTTCTCCACATGGAGGGGGCGCTGAGGGTGGGGTGCAGCCCTCCCCGCACCCCAGCTGGTCCTGGGCCCACCTCAGGTGGCCAGGTGGGCCTGAGGGTAGGATGGGAAGTAGTCTCCACCCCTTTTGCCTCCCAGCTGGGGTCCAAACCCAGTCCCAAGATAAAAAAATACTTTGGTGAATTAAAAAGTGCCCAAGGAGGGGATTGGCTTGAGGGGGTGGGCAGTGGGCTCATCAAAGGGCGCTCTGGTCTTTGATAAAGGCGGTCCTCTCGCCCCGGCCCTCGTCCTCTTCTGAGTCGGACGGGCACTCCTCCTGCCAGGCTTCAGGGGGCAGCCCCTTATAGGAGATGAGGCCACGGTCCATGGTGTACACCTTCACCCCCCGGAAGCTAAAGCCAGAGCGCAGCTGCAGGACCAGGAAGACAGTGACGAAGACCAACACGATGAAGGCGCAGCTGAGGCCGGCCACCACCTCAGGCAGGTGAGAGGGCAGCAGGCCTGCCCGCAGCCGCggctcctcctccacctctggggGCAGCCGGGGTGGCTGCTGCTCTGGCGGGGACTCTCGGCTGCTCTGGCTTTGCCGGGAACAAGTCTGCTCCACAGGGTCCAAAGAGGCATGGCTGGGGCAGCTGAGGCAGTCTGTGGGGGCCGGTCCCTGACAAGTGGCACATGAGGCATGGCACGGGGCGCAGACGCTGGCCCGGATGGTCTCCACGTCATTCTCGGTGCTATAGTGTGTATCCAGGACTTGGGGGGCAAagcctggagggcagtgctgCACGCAGCTCTTCTGGTGCAGGGAGAAGCCTTCCTCACATACTGTCGGCGTGGGAGAGAGATGAGTGTGTGTTAGCTACAGAGACTGCAGCTGTAGGGCCACAGCTGCCCAAGGCAACTCACCACACCCCCAGGCTTCCCCAGCCCCGGGACTGTGGTCATCCCAAGCAACCCAGGTCTCTTGAGACCTTTTTCTCTTAAAGCTGGGATTCAGGACAGGCACCCGCCTTCCCCCTAGACTCAGGCCCCCAAAGCCCAACAGCACCCACTACTGACCCACACAGGCCTGGCTGGATGTGAGGGTCTTGCAGCCGCTGCTTTCGGGAGGTACAGGCAGTCCCTCAGGGGCTGTGCCATAGAGCACGAGGGTGAACTTGGTCAGTGTCCCTATTCCAGAGAGGGAAGAAGGCAAGAGTGGGATGGTGCTGGCACCATGCCCAGTGCCCCAGGTCCTGCCAGCCCTCCTCCTCGTACCCCTGCCCCTCAAGTGCCCCCAGTACCATAGTTGTTGGCTTCACTGGTGTTTTCAATCTCTAGGATCCACTCGCCAGAGGGATCCTCATCCCAGGCATGAGTTGTCATGAAGGCCCAGTCATTAAACCCATCTGCAGAGTAGTCGTGTGGCCTGAGAAGTGGGGGGTGCACACAGCTGTCTGAGGCCTCTGGGGGACCCCAGGCCAGGGACAACTAACTCACAACACACAGGGCACACACCCTTTCCCCACACAGACCAACCCCACGGGGCCGGAAGCGCCTGCTGGCTTGGCTGTTTCTCAGTGAGCCAGACGTGGTCAATGGGGGATTCTAGAAAGGTACACAGGCACCGTACAAGGTGGGGCACACTACAGATGTTAAATGGGAGCAAGCCAGGGATTCCTGCAGCAAAGAACGGTCCCCCGGGACAAAGCTGTCCCTCCTGAAATGTCATGAGTGCCCCCTGGGCCATGCGAGTGAGCGAAGACAAGTCTGCGGGCTGTGAGGGAGGTGGcgctgggcagggcaggcagggacaGAGCAAGCACCTGGCTGCCAGCAGGGTGGAGCGGGTGCCCATGGGGCTGACCAGGTGGATGGCCAGGTCGCCACGGCGATTATAGGACAGTGTGAGCCGCGCCTGAGCGTGCTCCAGCCGGGTGATGTGGTTGGGCTCGCCCAGGCACGCGGTCACGGTCTTCCGCACCTCGAGCCGCTTCCCGATGTCTCTGTGTGGGAGAGCACGATGAGGGTCAGCCAGGCCTGGAGGGACCAGCGGGCACCCCCTGCGACTCTCAGGTCCCACTGGCCCCCTCCCAGCCAGGGGCCAGCCCTCACTTGGGCTCGGTGAGGATGTCAATGATGCACTTCCGCTGGGGGGCCACTGTGGTCCAATTCTGGGCCAAGGCAACCATGGCGCCTGCATCCAAAAGCCCGTAGCCATATGAGTGGCTCACTGTGGGGACAGGGAAGGTGAGGTCAGCAGGGGGCACAGAGGGCCTTCCACCAAACTCCACATCCCGCTTCCAGGCACTGCAGCCTGCCCTCACCTTTCCGGCCCACACCATTGGTGGCCCAGTCGTTGGCGTTGAGGTGGGCTGGCTTCGAGGTCTGGACCACCAGGTGCTGCATGTCCCGCCATGTGAGGTTCTTACTACAAAGAAGGAAGGCAGAGGCCAGGGGTCAGTCTGTTTGGGAGCGGCACAGAGAGTGCCAGGAGGGACGGGGTTGCCCCCAGCCCCCACTCACTTACTTGGCCTCCAGGGTGAGGGCAATGATGCCGGCTGCTAAAGGGGCAGAGGCTGAGGTGCCTGTGTGAGACTCCGTGCACTTCTGCCGCAAGTCAGTCGTCACCTGCCCAGAGGAGAATCATACTGGGGCCTGCGATGGGTGGAGGGGGCTAGAGGAGCCgcctgcctgccctccctctgCCTACAGGCCCTGGGCCCCACAGATGGTATGCTGATCCAGGACCAAGACCCCTGGGTCCCAGCTACTGCCTCGCTAACTTGCTGTGGACAGGCTAATGCCGAGcctctcctgggcctcagtttcccaaggaaTAAGGGGGTTCAACTAGAGGCTAGAGATGAATAAGAACAATTTATGTTTTTAGGGAGAGTCTAGGCTCTCCAAAGGCTTCAGAGATGGCTCCACAGTCTCCAAGAACCTTGAGAGCCCCAGAGTTCACGTTCCATGATGCCTGAGCCACTATCACCCAGCCACATGGGTGGAGGCAGATGGTGTCCAAGAGGGTGCTGGGCAGAGCCAGGCAGCAGCCCCATtttcccagcccccagccccaggcaagaCTCACGATCTGCTTCTCATTCTGGTTGCCACTGCTGTAGGTCGTAGCCAGTGTAGACGAGCAGGCCTCGCTGTACCAGGGCACGTTGCCGAGCTGCGTGGCGCTGCTGATGGACAGCGTGTAGATGCTGTTGGTGTAGCCGTCGCAGTTGCAGCTGTCATGTTCCCGGCCCCCGTTCCCCGAGGCCCAGACAAAGATGGAGCCCAGCCCCCCTCGGCCCTGTGGACAGAGTGGCTGAGGTCATTGAAGATTGGGACTTGAGGGATGGCTGGCAGGAGGAAGCTGCTGGAGGTCTGGGAAGGCTGGAGCCTCTTTCTCTGGGAACCTCCTGTCCCCTGTGAGATCCCTGTTGCATCAAGTAGGTATGCAAATATGTCTGTCTATGCGCACAAAAAAATCAgaccaggaggccaaggcaggaggatcacttgaggccaggagttcgagaccagcctgggtgacatagcaagacctcatctctaaaaacaaattcgttttttaattagccaagcgAGTGGGAGAGACACTTTACTCTTCTTCTGTCTCTTAATGTTTCAATAAATGTGCTTTGTGTAAAGTTAAACTTAAACACGagaataaacaaaccaaaaaacacaagGAAGACAGCTCCGGAAGACGGCACCCAGCCTGCCCCCAGGGGCCAGACAGAtccccacctcacctggctaaccCCCCGGAAGAAGGCCTCCTCGGCCAGGCGGGCTGGCCCATCCACTGTCTTGCCGTCATCCTCGGGGCCCCAGCTGGCACTGTAGATGTGGATGTGGTTGGGGTTCAGGCCCAGCGAGCGTGCCTCCACTGCATCTGTCACCTCGCCATCCAGCATGCGCACCCCTGGCCATGAATGGGACATGAAGGGGGATGTTGCGTGGGTCTAGCTGTCGGGGCCCCCACTCCAAGGAGCACTCCCAGCCCTGCACCCTAGTGGATAAGCAGGGGAGGGTGGAGGCTGATGCTGGGAAACCCCGAACGCCTAACTACCTGTTTGCCCCTGCCTTTCAAAGAAAAGacccagagaagagaagagaatgacTTCTGCCCCCAGCCACACATTCTGGACTAGAAGGAGTCTCTGATTCCCAAAGGAGCCTGTGATCAAGGCCCTGCCACGTGAGGACTTGGATGGGTTCTAAGGATTTCAGGAGACTCCTGCTGGGTAGGAAACACCCACTCCACAGGAGTCCAGCTCTTTGAGTCACTGGAACAGCCACATGGTCAAAGGATCCACTTGGGAAAGTAGGAGGCATTGGCCAGATGAGAATTGGGCAGGGAATAATCCCACTGAAGGGCCCTCCTGCAGATGGGTGGCCCAGGCCCACACTCACCTCCAATGCGGGCGTTGTAGGCCACACCTACACCACAGACACCATTATTGGCCACCGCAGCCACTTCACCCGCACACCGTGTGCCATGCCTGCCAGGGCCAAGCATATACATGAGCAGGACAAATGGGGTGAACAGGGCCTGGCAGTGAGGCCACAGGAGCAGGAGGGATCCACACCTCCAACACCCATCACCCTGAGTGCACAGCCCGTCTCCAACGTTCCCCTGGGCCATGGCTATTCCCACTCTGACCAAGCCCTGCCTCAGAGGCCTGGGTTGGCCAGGACTGTGGGAagagcctcagcctcttgggcagGGTACATCGCACTCAGGCTCAGCCCTGTTCCTtagtggaaggaaggagaagggaggcagAGACCAGGGGCCTGCCCCTTTTACCTGTTATCATTCATCTGTGTGTAGCGAGGCTGGGGGTCAGGGTCCTGGTCATTGACATCAAAACTGGCCCCAGGATCCTAAGAAGGATTTGGCCACCATCAGAAGCAGGCTGACATCATTGATAAAACAGGAGAGCCCCTCAACACCCCTCACCAGAGATCACGgcctccctcccccatctcctcACATAATTGCCTGCCAAGTCCGGGTGGTTCTTCTCGATGCCGTCGTCCAGAATGGAGACCACAATGCCGTGCCCTGTGTAGCCCTGCGCCCAGGCCTCCTTTACGTTCAAGTCTCGCTGAGTGACACCAGACTGTGGAGACACACACCCTATCACTTATGAGACGAAGTTGGTTGTGTGAGGCTCAGGGTATCTTGAAGAATCCCCCTTGCCACTCTAAAACCTCCTCCTGTACCCATCCCTGCTCCTGAAAGGCCACCACCGCCTGTCTGGGCTCCATAGGAATGTTGAGAACTCTGGGAGGGCCACCCCCAGGCTTGCTTATTGGGATGGGCCAGGGAGAGATTGCCcagcaggaggaaaggaaaagaatccAAAGTCAGCCTCCTCCATCCAGGAGCTCATGGTGGGTGGATGGTGCATCTAGGAAGGGTCCCAGCAGCCAAGAAGGCCGCATACCAGGTACCACTGCTGTGGAAACTTGGGGTCCGTGGGTTCCTGGTACACGTCCCGTTTGGTCCGTCGCTTTGCCACCTGCTGctccagccactgcacctgcagcGGAGTGAGGGAGAGATGCTGTGGGTGGAGGAGCTGGCAAGAAGGGCTCCTGAGAGCAGGAGGGGGAGGGTGGCAGCAGGAGGGGACTGGGGCCACACTCACTTGAGGCTCCCTCTGCAGCCGGCTGTGCCGCGGGCGGTGAGGCGACAGAGACCGCTTCGTCACTCCTCGATGCCAGAAGTGGTAATAGTCGCCGAAGATCTGCAACAGAGCAGGGAGACTGAGCTGGGCTTTCCATCTGTCAGTCCCCAGGGAGGCGGGGGACGGGGGTGGACAACGGCTGCACGGGAGGCTCGCCATGGTGCGGGGTGCGGGGCATCTGTTCCCGATCCAGGACCCAGCAACACACAGGGCCCGTGAGGACTCACTCTCACTGGGATATGCTGCTTGCCTGAGCCACCTGTGCTAAAAGCTCATGGCCACCCAGAACATGCCGGCTACCCAGATGCCCGGAGCAAACAAGGCCAACAGTTCCTGCTCCCCGGTGCCAGAATCCCTATCTTCCCTGGCCCTACCCCCTGGCAGTGTCCTGTGCCTAGGCCAGCAGCCCAGGTAAGAGTATCTACCTGGCCCAGGTTGACGAACCCATGCTTTCGTGCCACGCTGTTGGCAACTGCGGGGCCTCCAGGGATGCGCACAGCCCACGTGTTGGTGAAGACCTTCTGGCCCTGAGCGTCAGCTGCCAGCAGGACCAAGGTTCCTGCTGCTGCTACCACCCATAGCGACCAGGGCCTCAGCTCCATGGGGGGGACAGGTGGCTGGGACCCTGGAGCGCCCGTCTCCTTGGCCTGGTCACAGGGCCTCAGCTCCCACGTGCCTGCTCACTGCCTGCAGCCCGGGGCTGACTGGTGGGGGCATGGGGCCAAGACGGGCAGGGCTGCGGAGGGTGAGGAGTGCCAACTCTGTGGGGAACAAGAGGGGAAAAGGGGGGAGAGGGTCAGTTCCTCCTCTGCCATGCACTATAGCTGCCCTGCCTACTCCAAGTTTCCATTATCAGGGCCTGAAATGAGATCTGGGAGAGAAGGGTAAAAAAATTAGTCCTCCCCAGAAGAAATCTAGTCCCTGAGGCCAGCCAGATGGACAGAAGGACACCCTCACAACCCCACCTAATCCTTTCTCCATGCAAGAATATAAGCataactggccgggcgcggtggctcaagcctgtaatcccagcactttgggaggccgaggcgggtggatcacgaggtcaagagatcgagaccatgctggtcaacatggtgaaaccccatctctactaaaaatacaaaaaattagctgggcatggtggcgcgtgcctgtgaatcccagctactcaggaggctgaggcaggagaattgcctgaacccaggaggcagaggttgtggtgagccgagactgcgccattgcactccagcctgggcaacaagagcgaaactacgcctcaaaaaaaaaaaaaaaaaaagaatataagtgTAACTTAAGGGcctggcgccgtggctcacgcctgtcatccaccactttgggaggctgaggtgggtggatcacctgaggtcatgagtccGAGACCAGCCCGGCCGACGTggtacaaccccatctctactaaaaatataaacattagccaggtgtggtagcaggtgcttgtagtcccagctaccagggaggctgaggcacgagaattgcttgagcccaggaggtggaggttgcagtgagctgagatcatgccactgcactccagtctgggtgacagagcaagactccctctcaaaacaaacaaacaaacaaacaaacaaacaaaagtataaGAGATGAAGCAGGATGAAGACTAGGAAGGCCTGAGTCAGTCAAAATCAGAaataacagatgaataaatattcCCCCCACGATTAAAGTAGAAAAGATGCATTATAAAGCAGCATGTACACATAATCCCATTTTGttatttaacatgtatatttatacaaaCTCAAAACAAAATCTGGAAAGACACACGCTAAAAAATGTTAAGAGTGGTTCTTTCAAGATGGTGAGAATTATgagttattgttattttcttctttgtgtcacTGTATTCTGCAAATCGCCTAGGTACATTTTACATAGGAATAAGATGTtggcttttaaagttttttaaatgaatgccaTCTATACAACTCACTAGGGCTTCCTAGTTCAGCAAAGCAGATTCAGCCACAGGGAGTTATTTGAAAGCCCCAGAGCTCCTGGGAAGAAAGAATGGGTGCCCGTAGGTGGGATGATGCTTTTAGGGGCCATGTTCTGAGGGGGTGCGGGGGTGGAGATTACAGAGGCTTCACCTCCCTCTATGGCTGAGATGGCCGCTATCAGCAAAGTCAGGGGCCCAGGCTCCTTTTTACCGTTTCCTGGGGAATGCTGGAGCCGCCAAACCCTGCCCTGCCAGGGCCTGGAGGCCCCCAGCTGCCCCCTTGCTTGCTCCACGCCCACCAGTCTTACGTAATCCGAGCCCAGTCAGCCAGGGCAAACACTGGCTGCTGAGCCAGGAGCGCCAAGGTGAGGCTGAATCAATAGTCCGAGTGTTGTTTTTCCCCCTTCGGCAAACAGACAGTGGGACCTCTCTGCCCGGGGCCACATAACTGTCCCCACATAGGGCTCCTAACTAGCCAGAAGCCAAGCCCCTGAAGGAAGCAGGGAAGCTGGGGGAGGTCCCAACAGTGCCAATTGGTGGTATCCCGTCTCAGTACCAAGCTCCCTGAGCAGCGGCAGGACCCTGGATGCCCCTACCACTTCCATGGCCAAGGCCACTCTTTTCCAGATAGCAAGAGGAAGGCACCCCAGCTCATGCAAACCCCGGGGAGCTAGAGAGGCAGGCTCACCACAGAGAACTCCTTGCTTCCCCAGAGGCTGGCCTTAGACACAACCGGCCTCCCTGACTGCTGC
Encoded proteins:
- the FURIN gene encoding furin isoform X3, with the translated sequence MELRPWSLWVVAAAGTLVLLAADAQGQKVFTNTWAVRIPGGPAVANSVARKHGFVNLGQIFGDYYHFWHRGVTKRSLSPHRPRHSRLQREPQVQWLEQQVAKRRTKRDVYQEPTDPKFPQQWYLSGVTQRDLNVKEAWAQGYTGHGIVVSILDDGIEKNHPDLAGNYDPGASFDVNDQDPDPQPRYTQMNDNRHGTRCAGEVAAVANNGVCGVGVAYNARIGGVRMLDGEVTDAVEARSLGLNPNHIHIYSASWGPEDDGKTVDGPARLAEEAFFRGVSQGRGGLGSIFVWASGNGGREHDSCNCDGYTNSIYTLSISSATQLGNVPWYSEACSSTLATTYSSGNQNEKQIVTTDLRQKCTESHTGTSASAPLAAGIIALTLEANKNLTWRDMQHLVVQTSKPAHLNANDWATNGVGRKVSHSYGYGLLDAGAMVALAQNWTTVAPQRKCIIDILTEPKDIGKRLEVRKTVTACLGEPNHITRLEHAQARLTLSYNRRGDLAIHLVSPMGTRSTLLAARPHDYSADGFNDWAFMTTHAWDEDPSGEWILEIENTSEANNYGTLTKFTLVLYGTAPEGLPVPPESSGCKTLTSSQACYVRKASPCTRRAACSTALQALPPKSWIHTIAPRMTWRPSGPASAPRAMPHVPLVRDRPPQTASAAPAMPLWTLWSRLVPGKARAAESPRQSSSHPGCPQRWRRSRGCGQACCPLTCLRWWPASAAPSSCWSSSLSSWSCSCALALASGG